The Dermochelys coriacea isolate rDerCor1 chromosome 7, rDerCor1.pri.v4, whole genome shotgun sequence genome window below encodes:
- the LOC119859025 gene encoding deleted in malignant brain tumors 1 protein-like has product MIQVKNNTITYSNVIGTSPSGYIITRKNNFQFHVTCKMNQDTMVEIMYVAKGDIDISETQHGRYDVNISFYESSNFSNPVYNSPYYVDLNQDLFLQATLYSSDSNLVMFTDMCMASPYSDDFTNLTYVLIKNECIRDSTYSSYYSSMGYIVRFKFNAFKFLNRHASIYLQCKIVVCRAYDYYSRCCQGCLARRKRDTSPYQEKMDVVVGPVQHKKETNEHRKSGNLFYGLFSCCIC; this is encoded by the exons ATGATACAG GTGAAAAATAACACTATCACGTATTCCAATGTAATCGGAACATCTCCTTCTGGTTATATTATCACAAGGAAAAACAACTTTCAGTTTCACGTTACCTGCAAAATGAATCAGGACACAATGGTAGAAATAATGTATGTTGCCAAAGGTGATATTGACATAAGTGAAACCCAGCATGGCAGATATGACGtgaatatttcattttatgaatCATCAAATTTCTCAAATCCAGTTTACAATTCCCCATACTATGTTGACCTAAACCAGGATTTATTCCTTCAAGCCACTCTCTACAGTTCCGATTCAAACCTGGTGATGTTTACAGACATGTGCATGGCATCTCCATATTCTGATGACTTCACAAACCTGACTTATGTTTTAATCAAGAATGA ATGTATAAGAGATTCCACCTACAGCTCATACTATTCATCAATGGGATACATTGTTCGTTTCAAATTCAATGCCTTCAAGTTTCTCAACAGACATGCTTCCATTTACTTGCAGTGCAAGATAGTTGTATGCAGAGCATATGATTATTATTCTCGGTGCTGTCAGGGATGTTTAGCGAGGCGCAAGAGGGATACAAGTCCTTACCAGGAAAAAATGGATGTTGTTGTGGGTCCAGTCCAGCATAAAAAAGAAACCAATGAGCACAGAAAATCTGGTAATTTATTTTATGGCCTTTTCTCTTGCTGTATCTGTTAA
- the LOC119859026 gene encoding LOW QUALITY PROTEIN: deleted in malignant brain tumors 1 protein-like (The sequence of the model RefSeq protein was modified relative to this genomic sequence to represent the inferred CDS: inserted 3 bases in 2 codons) yields MVVKAFIMMQKTQIQCSALPIWEQILEPGPLTAVSTTIPTWPPSTAKYTCGGVLQYSSGTFHSPFYPENYPNNADCVWEIEXQCNYCVTLSFRDIVTEGGRCQYDYIEIYDGPLYTSPLLGKICSCSYLTYTSSSNLMTVRFHSDSSITKKGFRADYYTIPADQNTTLLCLPEYMHAVVNRTYLHSHGYTAWDVSLNDPYCKPIVTPNYVIFNIPYNGCGTRREGNNNTIIYSNLIKAISSGYIIKRQKDLHLHINCKMLQNRWIEIMYVAEDVTEVNETQYGRYEVNISFYESPSFXMASIHSSDPNLVLFLDMCVASPDPNDFTTVTYDIIKSGCSKDPTYRTYYSPYSSTIRFKFNAFKFIKQYSSVYLQCKMVVCRVYDYSSRCYQGCITRSKRDTSSYQEEVDVVVGPIQLWKDGTKSRNAELDYSEHQEDVDSRDSLTATAGHSQAPFIVTGVVLAAVIFTLVGFLLKSKLRRPIPYQIM; encoded by the exons ttTCTACTACTATTCCAACATGGCCGCCTTCAACAG cAAAATATACTTGTGGTGGTGTCCTTCAGTACTCATCTGGGACATTTCATAGCCCATTCTATCCTGAAAATTATCCAAACAACGCAGACTGTGTGTGGGAAATAGA GCAGTGCAATTACTGTGTAACGCTTTCATTTAGAGATATAGT GACAGAAGGTGGTAGATGCCAGTATGATTATATTGAGATATATGATGGGCCACTCTATACCTCTCCTTTACTGGGGAAAATTTGTTCTTGTTCCTATCTCACATATACGTCGTCCTCAAACTTGATGACAGTTCGATTTCACAGTGACTCAAGTATCACAAAGAAAGGGTTCCGTGCTGACTACTACACCATTCCAGCAGATCAGAATACTA CTCTTCTGTGCCTGCCAGAATACATGCATGCAGTTGTTAACAGAACCTATCTCCACTCACATGGCTACACTGCATGGGATGTCAGCTTGAATGACCCTTATTGTAAACCAATTGTTACACCAAACTATGTTATATTCAACATACCATACAATGGCTGTGGCACAAGACGAGAG GGAAACAACAACACGATCATCTATTCCAACTTGATCAAAGCAATCTCTTCTGGTTACATAATCAAAAGACAAAAAGATCTTCATTTGCATATCAACTGCAAAATGCTCCAAAATAGATGGATAGAAATAATGTATGTTGCTGAGGATGTTACTGAGGTCAATGAAACTCAGTATGGCAGATACGAAGTGAACATTTCATTTTATGAATCACCATCCT TCATGGCTTCAATTCACAGCTCTGACCCAAATCTGGTGTTGTTTTTGGACATGTGTGTTGCATCACCTGATCCCAATGATTTTACAACAGTAACCTATGACATTATCAAGAGTGG atgttCTAAAGACCCTACCTACAGGACATACTATTCACCTTACAGCTCCACAATACGGTTCAAATTTAATGCCTTCAAGTTTATTAAACAATATTCATCAGTTTACCTGCAGTGCAAAATGGTGGTGTGCAGAGTATATGATTATTCTTCCCGATGCTACCAGGGCTGCATAACCAGGTCCAAGAGAGATACAAGCTCTTACCAAGAAGAGGTGGATGTTGTTGTTGGGCCGATCCAGCTTTGGAAAGACGGCACTAAGAGCAGGAATGCTG AGCTGGACTATTCTGAACATCAGGAAGACGTGGATTCCCGTGATTCACTTACTGCTACTGCTGGTCATTCCCAGGCTCCATTTATTGTTACGGGTGTTGTGCTTGCAGCTGTTATTTTCACTCTTGTTGGGTTTCTTTTGAAAAGTAAACTGAGGAGACCGATTCCGTACCAGATAATGTGA